One window of Paenibacillus sp. FSL K6-3182 genomic DNA carries:
- a CDS encoding sulfatase yields the protein MRVLLLDLDSTRPDHLGCYGYHRNTSPHIDRIAAEGVRFDNYYTSDAPCFPSRTALMTGRFGIHNGVVGHGGTAADVRHEGESRDFRSRLASESFPSLFRSAGMKTSLVSPFGERHTAWTFYAGFNEIYNTGKGGMESAEEVTPVVLEWLERNAEQDDWMLYVNYWDPHTPYRAPEEFGNPFKDDPLPEWITDDIFAAHREKVGPHSAHEINMYNNRVSPQYPRHPGELVDRNDLRRMIDGYDCGVRHMDDNIGMILNAMEKKGILDDTVIIITADHGENMGELGIYGEHGTADQATCRIPMIIRWPGCIAGHVDKGLHYHLDLPPTMAELLGLQQAPSWDGRSYADSILTGEDTGRDSLIISQCAHVCQRSVRFDEWLYIRTYHDGYHLFDKEMLFHIKDDIHELHNLAPARPDICREAAYRLLDWHDQMMMSMEHDVDPLWTVIREGGPYHAKGNLSEYAERLIESGRGRYVEELRKRHPQEN from the coding sequence ATGCGAGTATTGCTGCTTGATCTTGATTCCACCAGACCTGACCATCTTGGTTGTTACGGGTACCATAGGAATACCTCCCCCCATATTGACCGGATCGCCGCCGAAGGAGTCCGTTTCGATAATTATTACACGTCCGATGCGCCGTGCTTCCCCTCTAGAACGGCGCTTATGACAGGGAGATTCGGCATTCATAATGGGGTTGTCGGTCACGGAGGGACAGCTGCAGATGTGCGCCATGAAGGCGAATCCCGTGATTTCCGCAGCAGGCTGGCCAGTGAAAGCTTCCCTTCGCTGTTCCGCAGCGCGGGGATGAAAACCTCACTTGTCAGCCCGTTCGGAGAAAGGCACACCGCCTGGACGTTCTATGCCGGCTTCAATGAAATTTACAATACGGGCAAGGGCGGCATGGAGTCGGCTGAGGAGGTGACGCCGGTCGTGCTCGAGTGGCTTGAGCGCAATGCCGAGCAGGATGATTGGATGCTTTACGTAAATTATTGGGACCCGCATACGCCATATCGTGCGCCGGAGGAATTCGGGAACCCGTTCAAGGACGATCCGCTCCCGGAATGGATTACCGATGATATATTTGCAGCGCACCGGGAAAAGGTGGGACCGCACAGCGCGCACGAGATCAACATGTATAACAACCGTGTCTCGCCCCAATATCCCCGTCATCCCGGGGAACTTGTGGATCGCAATGATCTCCGCCGTATGATTGACGGGTACGATTGCGGTGTGCGCCATATGGACGATAACATCGGTATGATTCTGAACGCGATGGAGAAGAAAGGCATTCTGGACGATACCGTAATTATTATAACGGCTGATCACGGAGAGAATATGGGCGAGCTTGGCATCTACGGCGAACATGGTACGGCAGACCAAGCGACATGCCGGATCCCGATGATCATCCGCTGGCCGGGCTGCATAGCCGGTCATGTGGATAAAGGCCTTCACTATCATCTGGATTTGCCGCCGACGATGGCGGAGCTGTTGGGACTTCAGCAGGCGCCGAGCTGGGACGGACGCAGTTATGCCGACTCGATACTGACGGGCGAAGATACGGGACGCGACAGCCTCATTATTTCGCAATGTGCACATGTGTGCCAGCGCAGCGTAAGGTTCGACGAATGGCTCTACATCCGCACCTACCACGATGGCTATCATTTGTTCGACAAAGAGATGTTGTTTCATATCAAGGATGACATTCATGAGCTGCACAACTTGGCTCCCGCCCGCCCTGACATATGCAGAGAGGCTGCATACCGCCTGCTCGACTGGCATGATCAGATGATGATGTCGATGGAGCACGATGTTGACCCGCTCTGGACCGTCATACGAGAAGGCGGGCCCTATCATGCCAAGGGCAACCTCAGCGAATATGCCGAAAGACTGATCGAGTCGGGCAGAGGACGTTACGTGGAGGAATTGAGAAAGAGGCATCCACAAGAGAATTAG
- a CDS encoding formylglycine-generating enzyme family protein, with product MKSCCAASRLHANIEPSVIAVPAPSQTAVPEPDHIDLDWAIIPGGSFEMGTITSEGFPSDGEGPVRRVELEAFKISACAVTNAQFRAFVDATGYRTEAESYGWSYVFHLLVSDETNIRVKNVPRQVPWWLVVDGANWNNPEGPDSSIEGRMDHPVVHVSWNDAVAFCSWFGTRLPTEAEWEYAARGGLQGRTYPWGDLLKPDGRHMCNIWQGKFPIKNNASDGYIGTAPAQSFDPNGYGLYNMAGNVWEWCADWFSPAYHRQTSSVNPRYTHDTGKRSMRGGSYLCHRSYCNRYRVAARSGNTQDSSTGNIGFRVAADLVPKVT from the coding sequence ATGAAATCCTGCTGTGCTGCAAGCAGGCTGCATGCGAACATTGAGCCCAGTGTTATAGCGGTCCCAGCACCGTCACAAACTGCCGTTCCGGAGCCGGATCACATCGACTTGGATTGGGCTATCATACCGGGCGGTTCCTTCGAAATGGGAACAATTACTAGCGAAGGGTTTCCAAGCGATGGGGAAGGTCCGGTTCGGAGGGTGGAACTCGAAGCCTTCAAAATCTCGGCTTGCGCCGTGACGAACGCGCAGTTTCGGGCATTCGTGGATGCAACCGGATATCGAACTGAAGCAGAAAGCTATGGATGGTCATATGTCTTCCATTTGCTGGTATCAGACGAAACGAACATCAGGGTTAAAAATGTACCTAGGCAAGTCCCTTGGTGGCTTGTCGTTGATGGAGCAAATTGGAACAACCCGGAAGGGCCGGATTCGAGCATTGAGGGTCGAATGGATCATCCGGTCGTTCATGTCTCTTGGAATGATGCAGTGGCGTTCTGCTCCTGGTTTGGGACAAGACTGCCGACGGAAGCGGAATGGGAATATGCGGCACGAGGCGGTTTACAGGGCAGGACCTATCCTTGGGGGGACCTGCTCAAGCCGGACGGTAGGCATATGTGCAATATATGGCAGGGAAAATTCCCAATTAAAAATAATGCAAGCGATGGTTATATCGGTACTGCTCCTGCTCAGTCGTTTGATCCGAACGGTTACGGACTGTATAATATGGCAGGAAATGTATGGGAATGGTGTGCGGATTGGTTCAGTCCTGCTTATCACCGTCAAACGTCTTCAGTGAATCCACGATACACACATGATACAGGCAAAAGGTCGATGAGAGGCGGCTCGTATTTGTGCCACCGCTCCTACTGCAACCGCTACAGGGTTGCGGCGAGAAGCGGCAATACACAAGACAGCTCAACGGGCAACATCGGCTTCCGCGTGGCCGCGGACCTAGTCCCTAAAGTAACTTAA
- a CDS encoding YitT family protein, which translates to MKKENKQTAVLVAVLRGLIVVIGAFITAYGLEAVLIPNNVSDGGVTGLSIVGSNLFGLPLGLLIAILNIPFVYLGYKQIGKSFAIYSVIGIASLAVGTVVMHHITPIVEGDTLLVTVVGGIIIGLGMGLALRNGGALDGIDMLAVLLSRKLPFGTSDLILFLNVFVFIVVSTVFGLQGAILSGIAYFIASKVIHIVEEGLSGAKTFKIITKHPESMIDTIRDRLGRGATYSVVQGGYSNEHFKEITCVINRLEERKMKEIIREIDENAFIMVYEVAEVKGGSFKKKDIH; encoded by the coding sequence ATGAAGAAAGAGAATAAACAGACAGCAGTATTGGTCGCGGTGCTGCGAGGACTCATCGTTGTCATCGGTGCTTTTATTACGGCCTATGGCCTTGAGGCAGTATTAATTCCGAACAACGTATCGGACGGCGGCGTGACGGGTCTTAGCATCGTAGGGTCGAATCTATTCGGGTTGCCTTTGGGACTTCTCATTGCGATTCTGAATATACCGTTCGTATATTTAGGGTATAAACAGATTGGAAAAAGCTTCGCGATATATTCCGTGATCGGTATTGCTTCACTGGCCGTGGGTACCGTCGTTATGCACCATATTACTCCGATCGTAGAAGGCGATACGCTCCTCGTCACCGTTGTCGGAGGCATCATTATCGGTTTGGGAATGGGTCTTGCTCTTCGGAACGGCGGCGCGCTGGATGGCATTGATATGCTGGCGGTATTGCTTTCCCGGAAGCTTCCTTTCGGTACAAGCGATCTTATCTTATTCCTGAACGTATTCGTATTTATCGTCGTCTCGACCGTATTTGGCTTGCAGGGTGCTATACTATCGGGAATTGCTTATTTTATAGCTTCCAAGGTGATACATATCGTCGAAGAAGGCCTCAGCGGAGCTAAAACGTTTAAGATCATTACCAAGCATCCTGAAAGCATGATTGACACTATTCGCGATCGCTTGGGTCGCGGCGCTACGTATAGTGTGGTGCAAGGCGGCTATTCAAATGAGCATTTTAAAGAAATCACATGCGTCATTAACCGTCTGGAAGAGCGGAAAATGAAAGAAATTATTCGTGAGATTGACGAAAATGCTTTCATCATGGTGTATGAGGTTGCTGAAGTAAAAGGTGGCAGCTTTAAGAAAAAGGACATCCACTAA
- a CDS encoding S-layer homology domain-containing protein — protein sequence MKTKFKMITMSTITALSLTFVGHSYAAANPFSDITNIAVKDKIVALQEQGLVHGISDDLFAPNDTITAAQGIQLIVNAANLNLDLVRFLVEPKATDYFKNADNNAWYANALITASVNGVVLPADLNLNKKWTREEFTHQLISTIETHSNLPKIKLVPAQINDSTDITVDYDGSIQRALAYNVVKLDEQGNFHPKAEISRAEAAEQIYNVLEYIKAHPAPSPQTDQESETNSKRSPSSTSPQIPGTK from the coding sequence ATGAAAACAAAATTCAAAATGATTACGATGTCCACGATTACCGCATTATCATTAACCTTTGTAGGTCATAGCTATGCAGCTGCTAACCCTTTTTCGGATATAACGAATATCGCGGTAAAGGATAAAATTGTTGCCTTACAAGAGCAAGGCTTAGTCCATGGTATTTCGGACGACTTATTTGCCCCTAATGATACCATCACAGCGGCACAAGGCATTCAGCTTATTGTTAATGCTGCGAATCTGAATCTAGATCTAGTAAGATTTCTTGTAGAACCTAAAGCTACGGATTATTTCAAAAACGCAGACAACAATGCTTGGTATGCGAATGCTTTAATTACGGCAAGCGTTAATGGAGTCGTACTGCCAGCCGATCTGAATCTGAACAAGAAATGGACGCGTGAAGAGTTCACTCACCAGCTTATTAGCACGATTGAAACGCATAGCAATCTTCCAAAGATTAAGCTTGTTCCTGCCCAGATTAACGATAGCACAGATATAACCGTTGATTATGATGGATCCATCCAGCGCGCGCTAGCTTATAACGTAGTGAAACTAGATGAACAAGGGAACTTCCATCCTAAAGCTGAAATCTCTCGCGCTGAGGCAGCGGAACAAATCTACAATGTACTCGAATACATTAAGGCACATCCTGCACCATCGCCACAAACAGATCAAGAATCAGAAACAAACTCAAAAAGATCACCTTCGTCAACAAGTCCACAAATACCAGGAACAAAATAA
- a CDS encoding FGGY-family carbohydrate kinase, producing MGLDIGTTGCKASLFDEGGTLLSAAYMEYPLEQPKPGAFELNPERVWESVRRVIADVLLAVPGVNVHALSISSLGETVVPVDHDGNVLSNAILYTDSRGIEQAAIIEQKIGKERTMELTGVPLHPMFSLPKVMWIKQYQPEIYQKVWKFMPFGDFIAFVLTGISVTDYTLASRTMAFNVSKKEWDSDMFNAAGIEVHKFPDLIQSGQIIGPIRNEIRQSLGFRSETLVVAGGHDQACAALGAGILHNNHAVDGIGTVECITPAYSSPILNTKMLQYQFNCAPHVIEGLYLTYAFNFTGGSLIRWYRDKFGQIAEAEARKLGINVYDYLNSTSAASPTDLLVIPHFAGSGTPYMNPEAKGTIYGLSFDTDSTHLYRALMEGVTYEMRYNLECLAEAGIPIESLRAVGGGAKSDLWLQIKADIMNCPVERLNVSEAGTMGNIILAGKASGVYQTYEEAVNILVKPLRIFYPSESNTSIYQDRYEKYKVLSRAISTL from the coding sequence ATGGGACTCGACATCGGAACGACTGGATGTAAGGCTTCGCTCTTTGATGAGGGCGGAACTCTTCTATCAGCCGCGTATATGGAATACCCTTTGGAACAACCTAAACCAGGAGCTTTTGAGCTAAATCCAGAACGAGTCTGGGAATCCGTCAGACGGGTTATCGCGGATGTGCTCTTAGCTGTTCCCGGCGTCAATGTTCACGCCCTCAGCATTTCTTCCTTGGGTGAGACGGTTGTTCCCGTCGACCATGATGGAAATGTATTAAGCAATGCCATTTTGTATACGGATTCAAGAGGTATAGAGCAAGCTGCAATCATTGAACAAAAAATCGGTAAGGAACGGACGATGGAGCTTACCGGAGTCCCTCTGCATCCGATGTTCTCCCTTCCGAAGGTCATGTGGATCAAACAATACCAGCCTGAGATTTACCAAAAAGTATGGAAGTTCATGCCGTTTGGCGATTTCATCGCTTTTGTACTCACGGGCATTTCGGTTACAGACTACACCTTGGCCTCTCGCACAATGGCCTTTAATGTGTCCAAAAAAGAATGGGACTCTGATATGTTTAATGCCGCCGGAATTGAAGTACACAAATTTCCTGACCTCATTCAGTCTGGTCAAATCATTGGCCCCATTCGCAATGAAATAAGACAATCGCTAGGCTTCCGTTCAGAAACGTTAGTTGTAGCCGGCGGCCATGATCAAGCCTGTGCAGCTCTCGGTGCAGGTATTTTACATAACAATCATGCGGTGGACGGTATCGGAACCGTGGAATGTATTACGCCTGCCTATTCTTCACCAATTCTGAATACGAAGATGCTCCAGTATCAATTCAATTGCGCACCGCATGTCATTGAAGGTTTATATTTGACATATGCCTTCAATTTTACTGGCGGTTCCCTTATTCGGTGGTACCGAGACAAGTTCGGTCAAATCGCCGAAGCAGAAGCCCGCAAATTAGGCATTAACGTTTACGACTATTTGAATTCAACATCTGCAGCATCACCTACCGATTTGCTCGTGATTCCTCATTTTGCCGGATCAGGTACGCCATACATGAATCCCGAAGCCAAGGGTACGATTTATGGATTATCATTTGATACAGATTCGACCCATCTGTACCGAGCCTTAATGGAAGGTGTTACGTATGAAATGCGCTACAACCTCGAATGCCTTGCGGAAGCGGGCATTCCTATTGAGTCGCTGCGCGCGGTAGGCGGTGGGGCTAAATCCGACCTGTGGCTACAGATTAAAGCTGACATTATGAATTGTCCTGTAGAGAGATTAAACGTTAGTGAAGCTGGAACGATGGGTAACATCATTCTCGCTGGAAAAGCTTCCGGGGTTTACCAAACTTATGAGGAAGCCGTAAACATACTTGTCAAACCGCTGCGGATATTTTACCCAAGTGAATCTAATACGTCCATCTATCAGGATCGCTATGAGAAATACAAAGTACTTTCACGAGCAATTTCAACCTTATAA